Genomic DNA from Lonchura striata isolate bLonStr1 unplaced genomic scaffold, bLonStr1.mat Scaffold_232, whole genome shotgun sequence:
GGGGTGTATACACTCCAGACCAAAGATACGTGTCAGCAGCTTTTTCATTTTATCATCTGTGGCCAGGTGTGGCTTCAGGTTGTGAGTTTTCATGCATCTTCTACCTTCTGCAGTTTGGAAAATAGAGGGTTGTGGACAAGCACCAATTGGTATAGCACCCTATGGCCACTGCAGGGTACAGCACGTGCATTAGATAagatgatttttatttcagcacCCACGGCTACCAATGTTCGCATCCACTCCTTTTAGGGGATAGAAATCCTTGTAATGTTAAATTGAAACAGTAATACAGATGAGCaagtcagaattttttttttcttctttttttaggGCAATGTTTACCAGTATTCAAGTTGAGGGCCTTGTGTATTTTGTAGTTTTGGTTTGCCTTTTTTCCAAGGGTTGAGCTGCATCAGCCCAAGGTTTTCTTTAACAttgaacatttatttatttgcttattgCTGCACTGATCTTACTGTCACACAttacttccttttcttttcccaacAGCTGTCACCTGCAGTGATCGACCCCAAGTGCAACTGATTAAGGAAGCACTTAATGCCACATATGTACATTCACATTTGAAGAAAGGTTTTAACTAATGCAAGAATTTGTATTGTCTAAGTTGTATTGTTATTGTGCCAGAGGAGCAATGGTTCACTAgtatttcccttctctttttcagctttttttcatCACCCTTCCTTGGTCAGAATGGCAAGGATTCGGATTCCTAGCACAATTGTTATAATTTTTGTTACGGTTCAAACTGGATTCTTACTCTTCATGTATGCCCGGTACAGTAGCTTCATGCCTCAGTCTGAGGAGAAACCATCACAAGTCCACATACTTATTCTGTCCTCTTGGCGGTCAGGATCTTCTTTTGTCGGTCAACTTTTCAGCCAACACCCCAGTGTCTTCTACCTGATGGAACCTGCATGGCACGTGTGGGTTACAATGTACCAGAACAGTGCCAAAGTCTTACACATGGCAGTGCGGGACTTAGTCAGGTCGGTCTTTCTGTGTGACATGTCTGTGTTTGATGCTTACATGCCTTGGAAAAGAAACTTATCCGATCTTTTCCAGTGGGCAGCCAGTCGGGCTCTTTGTTCAGCTCCTGCATGTGACTCTTTTCAACGTACTGACATAACCAGTGAATTAGCATGCAAGACTCTTTGTGGACGGTATCCATTCAGCAAGGTGGAGGAAGCCTGTAAAACTTACAGCCATGTTGTCATCAAGGAAGTTAGATTCTTTGACTTGAAGGTCCTGTACCCCCTCCTCACTGACCCGTCCCTGAATCTCAAAATTATTCACCTGGTCCGTGACCCCAGGGCAGTCGTTAAGTCACGGGAGCAATCAGTCAAAGCATTAGCCCGTGACAATGGAATTGTCTTGAGTACCAATGGCACTAAAGTGGAAGATAGTAAATACAAAGTAATGCAAGAGGTTTGTAGAAGTCATGTTCAGATTTATGAAACAGCTACTCTAAAACCACCTAATTTCCTGAAAGATCGCTATTTAATGGTCCGTTTTGAAGATCTTGTAAGAGATCCGTTATCAGAAATCTCAGAAATGTATAAATTTGCGGATCTTAGTTTGACTCCCAGGCTCAAAAGCTGGATCTATAATATCACACATGGACAGGGaccggggaaaaaaaaagaggcctTCAAAATAACATCTCGAGATGCAGTTAGTGTTTCACAGGCCTGGAGAAATGTTCTTTCCTTTCAGAAAGTTAAGAAAATACAGGAAGTTTGCAAAGGTGCTATAAACATTCTTGGTTATCAGCTGGTGGattcagaaaaagaacaaagagaTCTGACATTGGATTTGGTGTTGCCAAGACGACAAAATCAATTCAGTTGGTCATCATTTAATCCAAAGAACTGAGACATTTTTGAGAGATCTGGGGAGGTGGGGCAAGGTAGTTGTTTGAATATTTCTATACCCTGCAGCATATAGTAATTGGAAAATCCTGGGCTGATGACTTTATCTTTTCGTCTACTCCTTTTCTGATAATGtaagaaggtttttttttggtgagttttttacatattaaaaaaaaggcagcaagaTGCTTGTCAGCCTGTTACTATGCTGCTCACAGCATTGTTTTAAGAATATAATTTAAGCACTTTCTGTTAAAAGATGGATTctcagagatgtctttgtttaTTGGAAATagttctcttttttaaaattctttaagtATTTAAGAATCACAGTTCTTTATTTGTATATATGGAACAAAGTATATACTAAATTCCTTCTTGACTTATTTCTTTAAAGTTGTTTTGCAGTGGTATATGTTTTTTCCAGATTTCTTttgatgttttaaattttaatatgtAAGTTTTCCAAAAGGTGGGACAACTGCAGCAGCTGTCTTGTAAAAGCCTTAAATGGGAACTTCATTTATTGATAGATTTCATAGTGGTTTCCTTGGAATGGCAATGTTTACAATCAGATAGTTGAATGTGGTGTTTGCTTGGAGTGCAAAAACTTGAAGAAACTGAAGAAGCTTTCAGTGGAGTCACAGTGGAAATAGCGTTTTAATGCTGTCCCTGTTGTGTTCTAATACTGTGACACAGAATAAGTGCACACTTGCTCCTGCCACACACTCCATACCGTTAGCCTCTCCCTTTAGAACGACAAGTAATTTATGAAGGTTACTGAGAAATTTAGTAAGCCTTGAAAGTTTACCTATTGATTATATTGCTGCATGGAAGTGATCCGTTCAACCAGCTTTGATAGCAGAGACCAGAGGCAGATGCTCGTGTACGGTTAATATTCAGTGCCGCGCCCGAGAAACCCATGGGGCACCAGTGAACCCTAAAACACCGCGCGGGCTCAGAGGCTCGGAATGAGCGCACGCGGGGGCCGGGGAGACGCCGCACGTGCGGCTGGCGGCTGTCACCAGCCGCAGGGCACCGCCGCTGAGAATGCAGCGCACACTTGGCGGTTTTGAGACGTCGCCGGTGCCAGCTGCTGACCAGAACTCCAGGTAAGAAACCTGCGGTGGCGCTTTCCGTGGCTGCGCGCTGCCTCACGCTGCTACCGCTACTTGAAGGTGAGCGGTGAACGGGCGACTGCGTGGCCAGTCCAGGGGAAGACCCGAGGAGGGCGACGGTGCCTGTGGGGGGCGGCCGGGCTGGCGGGGTCTGCGGCAGAAGCACCGAGTGGCGGGGGCTGCCGACGGATGGAGCGGTGCAGGCGGCAGTGCTGTGCGGGAGCGGGCAGCGGGACTTTCCCGGGGATGGCGCCGGGCGGGAGCGAGTGGCACGGTCTGTCCGGAGCCGCCCCGTTGCGCGGTGCAGGCGCGGTCCCGACGGAGGAACAGAGCGAGCAAGGGTGCGCTTCACCACACGCCGGGAGCTGCGGTCCAGGGGACGGTGCGGGCAGCTTTGCtctgggaaaaatcctgtgCTATTCGGACTTGGAGGAGGCAGAAGGCCACTCGGggtcacaggcccctgggcacgtgtGCTGCaccttttccctgtgaaacCAAACATACCCTCCCTGTGCATTGTCTGTTCGCAGGAGGCGTGCGGCACTCCAAGGGCATCAAGAGTTCTTGGTGTCGGCAGCTGCGGTCTCTCAGGAATAGGTCACTGTCCGCAGTTTTGGGGGCagaatcccagttttggccacGGGCACAGAGAGAGGACATACGATTAATTTCCTTGGAAAGTAAAGTCTAGCACACCACTGTTTAGAGGGTAGACCTAGGGCTTTGTAGGGGAGGGAACTCCCCACAGCAGCTTTCTTCACCTCATCCTCCACTCCACGGTGTAGCAGTTCCCCGTGTGACCTTTTAGAGGGTTACCCGGGAAGGAAATTCAGGGAAGTGATACAAAGTTTTTTGTGTAACTGACAGCTTGTAAAGGTGCGGGTGTTGGAgtagtggctgctgctgcctaaAATCTGTCCCCCACAACCCTCTCCTGTGGAAAAGCAAGTTGAGATAACCTTCAGGCAACGCAATCAGACCCTCACTCAACACTCACTGCAGCTGGCTCAGCGATAAAGGCAAGAAAAGCGAGGTAAAATAAGAGACTGACCACGTAGAGGAGACAgctggagaaggggaaggggtgGCGGGCGGAGCTAAGGGTTGGGCAGAGGGGTTTGGTCTCCAGGGAAAGAGGGGTGGCCACCAAGGATACCAATCCAGTGAgaggacagggaaaggagaaagcagGGGAAGTTAGAGGCGAAGTTGCGGCGCGGAAGCCCGAATGGGAGACTGTTTTTCTCCCCAGGAGGTGAGTATGGTGAGTAGTTACTGCCGTTGCCAGGGCCGAGGACTTGGGAATTGACTGAAGCGGGAGAGTTCATGGGATGCTACAAGCTTGTTGAACCCCTGCGCAGCTGGACGCGCCTCAGTGGAACACGCACGTTAAAGACGAAAAAACCGGGGagctctctctttctttctggtCGGTGCGGAGGTGGCGGGCCCCGGCCCCCCGTCTCAGCCAGGCCGGTCCGGGCGGTCCTGCTGCGGGCCGGGCCCCTTCTCCCCTCCCCGTgccgcccgccggcccccgTCGGCTCCGGCTGGGCCCCAGCAGCTGCCGGGCGGGAAGGCGGGGGACGCTGCGGAGCCCTCGagtaagaggaaaaaacaaaatgcaagcaTGCAAAAGAATAACATTTTAAAGTCAATAAAGAAGTTAAGTCCCAaatgggagggaggaggagatgcCTTGCTTTTAGCGCTAAAATCCTCTTATGAGTTATAAAAAAAGACTTCTCCCATATAACACATGAAGCTATAAGAAGATGAAAGTGTTCGAATTAATATCAAACAAAAGCCTCCATGCTAAGATAAGTGTTAAAATAACTGTAATCCCATAAGAAgtttaaacagaaaaaggatGAAAAGTAGTCCTGTGCttctccaaaaagaaaaagatttgttactagagataaaaataattttagagatAGGTGATAAAAACTTTTGCctttaaacagctcatctttaaaACAATCCCCCATAAGTAAACATAGCCCATCAAGAAGCTGTGGGAAAgcttgtaaaaattaaaaaaacttcaCTATAGCAGAATTCCCCAAACAACTGTTATTCGTAACGAAATTAGGCACCACaagaaaactctttttttcctccttaacaACACAGCCTTCTCTCCCTaagtaaactgaaaaaaaactatttaaaaagtaataaactGACTACAAATCTTACCTTTAGTTTCTTTATATTAtcagtgggaaagaaaaagttGTGGGGTAAGAGAAGTGTTCTGAAAAGTTTGTTTTAGttcttactattttttttcttctagttccttttaataaaattttctttatacctgtttaaagttttaaatctactttactttttttcctatctCCCAGCAAGAAGTGAGTGTTTTAGTAATTAACCAACACCAAACCCGCCACACCCGGGCCCACCTGCGCGGGGAGCTGTTGCTCCAGAGGCGTTAATGAAGCTATCCCTACTGTCCTTCTAGGAGCCCAGGACCATCCACCAGGGCCTGGGGAGCAGCCGGACGCGTCTGTTCACAGAGCATCCTTTTAAGAAAATGCCGAGGGAAAAGCCCCCTTACCGAGGGGCAGCACCTGAACCGGCAGGGCAGAGTGTGGGGTTCCAGGGGAGAGCTTTCCAATTTCCACTTTCATTGTGTCAATTCCTCCCTAGAGTCCTCGGTCCTTCCGCAGCACCTCCAGAAAACAGAGGGGTTATTAGGGGAAAAGGGGTTTACATTGAgggaaaaagcttccttttccattatttcttgtgCTTAAATTGTGAGAGAATCCCCTCCTCTTGCAATTTTAATGGTCTCAATTGAAAGAATTCCTGCCTCTTTTATGCTGCTAGGAGTGTTAATTGACAccctaaataatttttcattattttccacTTTAAATAGAAGTGGACAACCTTGGCAGTGCTTTCTTATGGGTTTGAATTAAGGGTCATTGCCCCTTTTTTTGTTGTCCTAAGGCTTAAATTGAGGGGGAAGCCAGCTGTCCCTACTTTGTTTCATCACTGGAGAGATTTAAAGTGAGCAACATCCCTCTTTTCCCAATATTTTAGGGGTTTAAATTAAAGGACAGGAGCGATTTATTTGCCATTGTATCAGTTTAAGTGGAGGCAACTGCctaatttcctctttttaagGGGTTCACCTGATGGAAGCTCTGtctttttcagcattttaagGGATTAACACTACATTTTAGGGCACTTCTATGTGTGCCCTGGGAATAAATATCTCAGACAAGGGCAAGCCAGGCCTGTACTTAACCCTAATGCTGCCCAGGAGtctattaattttcttatttttatttataatatagATAGCCCTAATTAGAGATACCAAGGAGACTTGGACCATTCATGTCATTATTGTTCTCCACCCTACTTAATCACATGTGGAGTACTACTTACTAATCATTAAGGAATAATTATATAAGTTAGCAACAAGTTATCCAACTTACCTAGCTATGCTGCCTAAAcacaaagttttatttcttacagGTTTTCTGCCCTTTTGCTTAAAGCagctgaagcaaaaaaaaaaaaaaaaaaaaaaaaaaaaaaaaaaaaaaaaaaaaaaaaaaatcattattatttcCCTGAAAATCAAGCCCTTTACTCCCCTCAAACATCTGAAGCTCCTCTGAGGGCTTTTATACCTTGTGGGATTTGTCGTCTCCCTTTTCCTGGATATTGTGGGAACGAGAGGTGGGCCCAATCAGGGGTATATTAACCTCAGGTTTTGCTAAGGGGCTTCATCCCCTCTTTGGGAGCTACTGGGGTAAGAAGTCTCCTCTCATTTCAGTGAAGTGGGTCTTTCAGCTTATTTCAGCTTGTTTTTAGCAAGTGTTTTTGGGCATGTGAAGTAACAGGGGTTTTAAAGAATATAGAATTGTGTTCTTCAAAGAATACAGGGGTATATTAACCCCAGGTTTTGCTAAGGGGCTTCATTCCCTCTTTGGGAACCACTGGGGTAAGAGGTTTCCTCTCATTTCAGTGAAGAGGATCTTTCAGCTAATTTCAGCTTGTTTTCAGCAGGTGCTTTTGGGCACCTGAAGTAACAGGGGCTTTGAACCTACTGTGAGGAATACAGAATTGGACACAGGGAGTATTTAAATTCATGATTTTGGGTTGTGTGTTCAGGGGTGATAAGGtgcttttttatgttttttttttttgtttgtttgtttgttttttttactagGAGCACAGCTTCCTGTATCTCCAGGCTGTGTCAAGTGTGACACTTCAGATTTTTTCAGCAGCTTCATCATGTTACAAGAGGGATCTGCTCTGTGTTGAAGATCATGTTTGAGATTGAGGCTTCAGATGAGTAAAGTTGAGGATTATGACTAGAGGGTAAGTAGGTGTCTTGTTAAGAGTTATGGGGGGTGGTTTGAAGGCAGCAGGGTGATAAATGGTGTCTATTTGAGGACCCCCCAAGGTTTTTCACAGGCGTAGCAGAGGCATTCATGTATCTTGCACCACCCCAGCTCATCTACTGCACTCACAGAAATACCTTGTAACTTTGGCTCTCTCTAAACAAGGTGCTAGTCATAACAGCTATAGCCTCAGACTCGGAATGAAGCTGGAGCCTTGAGGACCTAGGTATACTTAGGAGATGTCAAGTAGCTGACTCGCTGGGATTTGGCCTGCATAACACTAGAATCATGCATTGATTTTTGTGTTCTTTATTGTAGCTCACTAAGAGGATAACCGGCAATCATGGGGCATTCTGAGGCCGACTCATTTCAGGGCCAACATGGATTCATGTTGCCAGTCATTTTAAAGATAAGTCGGGGCCACAGCCTGGAGGTGGGAGTAGTGGCCTCCTTCTGCACCCgatggggatttgcatccccagatatgtTCAAGATAAGTCAAGGGCTAcaacccacagaggggatggaagagaggtgccaggttgggactccccaggaggggtttttgagttagttttggagatggggatgtccaAGAATCATCCCCTTAGGCcacctaaagggaaagtgtctgttttgatctcaGTGCTGAGATacacagggcagagcagttccagTGTGTGTcttgtcacttgtctctggtgcattctgtggtgtttgggtctctcggtccttgcAGACATTCTTCTCATtgaaagctctctctccctgtcctgtcccctggtTTGTCAGgtcctgtcctgtgtcacgggtgtctgcacatatttgtcccacagctgctctgccctgctgcatagcctgtaatagcacaagtcctgggggcTTGAAATTGGTAATGcggggtgtagttgggctctagattgtatggggagattgacataacatgtttggtgctgttaagttgtcctgcagccatttgacactagtcctaacttcctttcagatgcagacagttcaaatctgtggcagagagccccagtcctgggtgagggtgttgccatgagcaggtcagtcacTGTTTACATTTGCAGGGGAAGCCTCAATGGTGAccatgttacagcagtgttctttgcctttatttttaggaggtccaggcagatagcagcagtcaaggcccatTGTGCTAGGTGAGCAAAGGACAGAAGCAGTTGttcttgctcaggtttcagTTTTTGGTGCAACTGTAAGCATCCTTTCTTGTTTTTGTGCTTTAGGGATCCATCTCAGAGTGCACATACCTCTGTCACCATCTGGCTGATGGACTGGGTTTCCTGCGCTTATGAGCCCTCTGGAAGTATTGCTGGACTCTGTGATGAAGCctaaaaattttgtatttcagggTCCCATCCTGGCAATGTTACTACGCGAGTGcgtagtgtttgttttggtgggcttgaggtAGGTGTCCTGTAGTTAATTATTGCCGTTTTTTTCAATATTGATGATTGTATTCTTGTTTATTATATTATAGGGGTTTTAATCATTTGGCGTATTTGATTGCTGTGTATGTTTTATAGTTGCTGAGAATTTGGGAGTTATTGTTTATGGTTACATTTAtcttttggcgacgtgtttatttctaggtggtgtttgtgttttgatggtttgaggcaatttttgtttattgagttaggaataattattttgttgttaatatatatttttttgtagtttgatgtatttggttgttgttttttattagttttatttttgggaacatgggtATTTCCCtggtggatctctttaggtatttattttatttgggtgGTGATTCTTTTGTTCCTTTGtttatagagcattgggttctctttatgagttagtgtagtggtagagttttggttatttttttagaaatgttcagggtctcttgtatggtttggagcatggtaagttagttggctttcttttttttctttttagtgttttttgtgatttgctgtgtgggtttctataggtcttattttaaaatgtttgtttcatttttgtgatgtgatAAGAACTGCTagtgaaaggagtgtagtgcgggtttttttgctggtagttggttggctggtggggcctttctgaattttttggatggtattggtgggaatttgatgctgtttgttttggcattttatttttaggaattggattataactgcaaagttttaactgtaactctaatgaaacaaaacaaatgcataaacatgaaaataggaatataaaacttcaatttgaaatataaacagaaaacatataaataaaacatgtaacataaataatgttaTCCATTACTATTAGCTATTATAGTGTTTGATATAGAGTATTTTCTATGTTTATATACACATAAATATagattataaatataaatatccatatagaaatgtataattaatacatgtggatatataaatattacaaaataataGGAATCAACACAGTACATAATGCATATTTTACTGTATATGTCTTATTATAACACATTACGTCGTAAATATTatatatcgaaatatagtacctcaatttattgtgatagaatagataagtacttgtaaaaatcaaaaatagaaatatagaaatatttaaatatagtttaaaataaaggggatttttattttctatttggtagtaggtaggggttttattataaaaattataaatataaataaaattagaaatctatgtatagaaatatatcttaaatacgttaagatctatataaaaattcaaaggtaagtaaatataagtattagcagtatgtaagaaatagaaattaaataattatctATCTTGCTACCTTATATatgtataatttatatttataaatacatcaatGTAAAGTAGAAATtcaaatgtgactataatgatgaaaaaatatataaatattcaaGTATCGTttaaagaaagggcttttttttgtttttatttggttataggcagggttttaatggaaaaaatatgaatatacattttatttggatgtcattctaaatatggaaatatataatcaatgtatgcaggtgtatatataaaaatataaaatagaaataaaaataagtattgggaagagatagactataaataacaccatacatcaatctacatttaaaatgtacatttgaatataaatgccAAAAATAGAGATGAATTTAAACACAGTATAaaagaaagggttttttttttttaagatttttactttaTAGAGGCAGaggtttattttaaacaatataagccttttagaaataaaaatataactatagaaatatgtaagcaatgtATCAAggtatgtataaaaatataaatgtaataaaaaagaataggaataaatgtaaaaatttataaaaatacaattttacaTCAGTATCCATTacaaatccgaatgtgaatataaatctgaaaaatataaaaataaactctattgaaatgcagtttaagaggaaaggttttttctttcggttcctgcCGGGTCAGAGGCAGgttttttgttccgttcttttcCGCGCGGATGCGTTGGGTCATTCGCTGCCGACGGCGCAGTGCTGCCTCCTTGTGGGCAgaggcggtactgcagcccgccgcccgcggccgccatcttgggagtggcttggcgcggactcgcttgaccttGTCaagagggcgcgaaaacgaggacattgaaattcgaggactcatgtctgttttttacactgcctgaattgcccgcaccgccggcgccccgtGACGGGATTTTTCGCGGCAGTTCCGGTGCCGTGCACACGGACTgcggggtcagcagcaccgcgagcgtgtgggtttttggcgggagccgacaggcatcggcaAAAACGCCTGTCACtatcaaggtccccacgggccgccatcttgtcgcggactcgcttgacaagtgctgccgccttgtggacagagggtggtactgcagccccccagccagcgcccggccaaaccaccgagacggggcgggaggggcgagcggcgggagcgagcggcgagcggggcggtgtctgtgagtgaggggagggctgaaGGCGGCGAGGAGGGCGGTGGCGAGGGCGGCCcagcggggccggtgccggcgggcggcgggagcgcggtcgcagcgctcccgggccgcggccgagcggcatcggagcagggctgcgcccccttcccggccccgcgcccctctccagacgccgggagcggccgcgtgcCGGAAAAtgccgccggggcggcggagcggggccctggctctgcccgcccctcctgccgccctcctTGAAATGGTTCGAGGCATTATGGATTTATTGAGGTAGGAATAAttatgttgttgttgttaatttaatgtgggtggtttttttgtttgtttatttttgtcgtttgatgtatttggtttgtaGAGCAGGAACTGTAGACAGAATCCCGCAGCAGTATGGAACTTGTCCTCCTAAAACCCGCCCGGCTTCCAACCACTTTCAGCACGTGGTCTTCCTTAGCAGCACATGGTTCCCCCACACTTGGGAGCCGGTTAACTTACTTTTCTCTCCACCTTTGCTGACAGGTCCTGCTGAAGCTGAGGACAAAGCCCTACCCCTACCCCTACACGGACAAGGCAGCAGACCTGATTCAGGAAGGCAGCGTGCTCCCGGTTGCTACTGGACTC
This window encodes:
- the LOC110468745 gene encoding carbohydrate sulfotransferase 5: MARIRIPSTIVIIFVTVQTGFLLFMYARYSSFMPQSEEKPSQVHILILSSWRSGSSFVGQLFSQHPSVFYLMEPAWHVWVTMYQNSAKVLHMAVRDLVRSVFLCDMSVFDAYMPWKRNLSDLFQWAASRALCSAPACDSFQRTDITSELACKTLCGRYPFSKVEEACKTYSHVVIKEVRFFDLKVLYPLLTDPSLNLKIIHLVRDPRAVVKSREQSVKALARDNGIVLSTNGTKVEDSKYKVMQEVCRSHVQIYETATLKPPNFLKDRYLMVRFEDLVRDPLSEISEMYKFADLSLTPRLKSWIYNITHGQGPGKKKEAFKITSRDAVSVSQAWRNVLSFQKVKKIQEVCKGAINILGYQLVDSEKEQRDLTLDLVLPRRQNQFSWSSFNPKN